In Deltaproteobacteria bacterium CG11_big_fil_rev_8_21_14_0_20_49_13, a genomic segment contains:
- the xdhC gene encoding xanthine dehydrogenase accessory protein XdhC codes for MKGFVLITVTKTSGSTPRHAGSKMIVNSDGSIAGTIGGGALEHQAIKDALEILERGEPVTKRYPLGPMLGQCCGGETELFFEAYKEPKRVVIFGAGHVAAELSPLLKKLGFGITLVDERSERLENPAFQIVDEKVNELPCDALKGIEFTSDLYLIVLTHQHKHDEEIVAYCLDKLFKYLGMIGSRTKWEKFKARYKAKGSTDEQLARVRTPIGLDIGSETPFEIAVSIVAELISFCHCEPEGRGNLP; via the coding sequence ATGAAAGGTTTCGTTCTAATAACAGTTACCAAGACTTCCGGAAGCACGCCGCGCCACGCAGGTAGCAAGATGATCGTTAACTCCGACGGGAGCATAGCCGGAACGATAGGCGGCGGCGCACTCGAACATCAGGCAATAAAAGACGCTCTCGAAATCCTTGAAAGAGGCGAGCCCGTTACCAAACGCTATCCCTTGGGACCAATGCTCGGCCAGTGCTGCGGCGGCGAGACGGAACTTTTCTTCGAAGCATATAAAGAACCGAAACGCGTGGTAATATTTGGCGCCGGTCATGTTGCCGCAGAGCTCTCCCCTCTTCTCAAGAAGCTTGGATTTGGCATTACCCTCGTAGATGAACGAAGCGAACGACTCGAGAACCCGGCATTTCAGATCGTCGACGAAAAGGTGAACGAACTTCCCTGCGACGCCCTGAAAGGGATCGAATTTACAAGTGACCTCTATTTGATAGTCCTCACCCATCAGCACAAGCACGATGAAGAGATAGTGGCCTACTGCCTTGACAAGCTTTTCAAATATCTTGGCATGATAGGCTCAAGGACAAAATGGGAGAAGTTCAAGGCGCGTTACAAAGCGAAGGGTTCCACCGATGAACAGCTCGCGCGCGTAAGAACGCCCATCGGCCTTGACATCGGCAGTGAAACACCTTTTGAGATAGCGGTGAGTATAGTTGCAGAGCTGATTTCTTTCTGTCATTGCGAGCCCGAAGGGCGTGGCAATCTCCCGTAA